A window of Oncorhynchus keta strain PuntledgeMale-10-30-2019 unplaced genomic scaffold, Oket_V2 Un_scaffold_3664_pilon_pilon, whole genome shotgun sequence contains these coding sequences:
- the c1qc gene encoding complement C1q subcomponent subunit C, with protein sequence MVCFCIAMGAMLSLALPDLVTMETCTSAGTPGLHGFPGLPGRDGRDGETGEKGVPGVVSGPGQIPEGGQKGEPGVKGAVGKLGRSGVRGDKGSPGSEGPQGEPGESGSAGSLFHSAFSVARGTASPPEKASPIRFTSVITDVNKDYNTETGRFRCRVPGTYYFVYHASSEERLCLVFKLDGTSLASFCDLKYGSTKRQVSSGGLATYLKKDQEVWLETNDYNGMTGKPEGNSLFSGFLLYSH encoded by the exons ATGGTCTGTTTTTGCATTGCTATGGGAGCTATGCTCTCATTGGCTCTGCCTGACCTGGTTACCATGGAGACCTGTACATCGGCGGGGACGCCTGGACTGCATGGTTTCCCAGGGTTACCAGGAAGGGACGGACGAGATGGAGAGACGGGGGAGAAGGGAGTGCCAG GTGTTGTATCTGGACCAGGCCAGATACCAGAGGGGGGCCAGAAGGGGGAGCCGGGTGTGAAAGGAGCGGTTGGGAAACTAGGTCGTAGTGGTGTGAGAGGAGATAAGGGATCCCCAGGGTCAGAGGGACCCCAGGGAGAGCCAGGGGAGTCGGGCTCAGCAGGGTCTCTGTTCCATTCTGCCTTCAGCGTGGCCAGAGGCACCGCCAGCCCCCCAGAGAAGGCCAGCCCCATCAGATTTACCTCTGTCATCACTGATGTTAACaaggactacaacacagagactggacGCTTCAG GTGCCGTGTGCCGGGGACGTACTACTTTGTGTACCACGCGTCgtctgaggagagactgtgtctGGTGTTCAAACTGGATGGAACCAGTCTGGCCTCCTTCTGTGACCTGAAGTACGGGAGCACGAagagacag gtGAGTTCGGGGGGTCTGGCTACGTACTTGAAGAAGGATCAGGAGGTGTGGTTAGAGACCAACGATTACAACGGCATGACGGGAAAACCTGAAGGGAACAGTCTCTTCTCTGGCTTCCTGCTCTACTCTCACTAA
- the c1qb gene encoding complement C1q subcomponent subunit B, whose product MATWWLRWGTAAVMVGSILASLVTSVAMEPSCNANLGYPGIPGIPGANGAYGKDGPKGEKGDPGESGLRGKGLKGEPGESGPPGRSGLQGNPGRLGPKGPPGPPGEKGSPSGVDSSLTSFFSCKRNTIQQPPKNLPIRFDGPILSGLDPSLEGVSLKDGLFKCTISGVYFFTYHLSAKSLICVNLKKGPETKVGFCDSSSGFLVTSGSVVLDLLEGDVVSLQPTDNNAIITKDERADNTFTGFLILPNS is encoded by the exons ATG GCCACCTGGTGGTTGAGGTGGGGTACTGCTGCTGTGATGGTGGGCAGCATCCTGGCCTCCCTTGTAACCTCTGTTGCCATGGAGCCCAGCTGTAACGCAAACCTTGGTTACCCCGGAATACCTGGGATACCAGGAGCTAACGGAGCCTACGGTAAAGACGGAccaaagggagagaagggagacccag GTGAGTCTGGTCTGCGAGGGAAGGGTCTGAAGGGGGAGCCAGGTGAATCAGGTCCTCCAGGACGGTCAGGTCTTCAAGGGAACCCCGGTCGGCTTGGACCCAAAGGACCCCCTGGCCCCCCTGGGGAGAAAGGTAGTCCCTCTGGGGTCgactcctccctcacctccttctTCTCCTGCAAG aggaacACCATTCAGCAGCCTCCTAAGAACTTGCCCATTCGTTTCGACGGACCAATACTGTCGGGCCTTGACCCTAGCCTGGAAGGTGTATCGCTGAAGGACGGGTTGTTTAAGTGTACCATTAGTGGCGTGTACTTCTTTACCTATCATCTGTCGGCTAAGAGCCTGATCTGTGTTAACCTGAAGAAGGGGCCAGAGACCAAG gtgGGGTTCTGTGATTCGTCGAGTGGATTCCTGGTGACGTCTGGGTCGGTGGTGCTGGATCTGTTGGAGGGAGACGTGGTGTCTCTACAGCCCACCGATAACAACGCTATCATCACTAAAGACGAACGAGCTGACAACACTTTCACCGGATTCCTGATCTTGCCCAACTCATAG